One Simonsiella muelleri ATCC 29453 DNA window includes the following coding sequences:
- a CDS encoding peptidylprolyl isomerase gives MIKLHTNFGVISIELDHDNAPITAANFEQYVKDGFYDGVIFHRVIKGFMIQGGGMDSDMNEKDTRDSIQNEAHNGLKNEKYSIAMARTSDPHSASAQFFINTADNEFLNYRAKELHGRTVVQEWGYAVFGKVVDGFDVVDAIEGVKTKNHGYHADVPAETVVITKAEVV, from the coding sequence ATGATTAAATTGCACACTAATTTTGGCGTTATCAGCATTGAATTAGACCATGACAATGCCCCCATTACCGCTGCCAATTTTGAACAATATGTGAAAGATGGCTTTTATGATGGCGTGATTTTTCATCGTGTTATCAAAGGTTTTATGATTCAAGGTGGGGGCATGGACAGCGACATGAACGAAAAAGATACGCGCGACAGCATTCAAAACGAAGCTCATAACGGTTTGAAAAATGAGAAATACAGCATTGCCATGGCGCGTACGTCCGACCCACATTCTGCCAGCGCACAATTTTTCATCAATACCGCCGACAACGAATTTTTGAATTATCGTGCCAAAGAATTGCATGGCCGTACAGTGGTGCAAGAATGGGGCTACGCGGTGTTTGGCAAAGTGGTGGATGGCTTTGATGTGGTGGACGCAATTGAAGGCGTCAAAACCAAAAATCACGGCTATCATGCTGATGTACCAGCAGAAACAGTTGTGATTACCAAAGCAGAAGTGGTTTGA
- a CDS encoding FAD-binding oxidoreductase produces MNLNQIREKIQIILTENELPQDPTSFLLDQRKRYISENCLLVQPNSVESVQKVVRFCAENGVPITPQGGNTGLVGGSVAKSGILLNLSKLNKIRAINLADNTITVDAGCVLQNVQAAAQEAGRFFPLSLASEGSCQIGGNIACNAGGLNVLRYGTMRDLVVGLEVVLPNGELISHLQPLHKNTTGYELKHVFIGSEGTLGIITGATLKLFAPAQTTETAWVGVESIHDAVNLLTSIKNQFAERLCSFELMSRFALQLSSNFSKINQPVDSDWHLLLELTDSLKREDLGHLLAEYLYQNGYENSVLAQSEQERQNFWTLRENISASQRDLGVSIKHDIAMPIIQVADFLENCGSELQLEYPEMRIVVFGHLGDGSLHYNTFLPVKDNRAYEQEGAINQIVYRHILAQNGTIAAEHAIGSLKKHWLAQVRTADEILLMRAIKSQLDPNNLFNADKLLPSV; encoded by the coding sequence ATGAATCTGAATCAAATTCGTGAAAAAATTCAAATAATTTTAACCGAAAATGAATTGCCCCAAGACCCAACTTCATTTTTGCTTGACCAGCGTAAACGTTATATCAGTGAAAATTGTTTGTTGGTTCAACCCAATAGTGTGGAAAGTGTGCAAAAAGTGGTGCGTTTTTGTGCAGAAAATGGCGTTCCCATCACGCCGCAAGGTGGCAATACGGGTTTGGTGGGTGGTTCGGTGGCGAAAAGTGGTATCTTATTAAATTTAAGTAAATTAAATAAAATTCGTGCCATCAATCTTGCTGACAACACCATCACGGTTGATGCAGGTTGTGTGTTGCAAAATGTTCAGGCAGCCGCGCAAGAAGCGGGACGTTTTTTCCCCTTGAGCCTTGCGAGTGAGGGTTCGTGTCAAATTGGTGGCAATATTGCGTGTAATGCAGGTGGTTTGAACGTGTTGCGATATGGTACGATGCGTGATTTGGTTGTGGGGTTGGAGGTGGTGTTGCCGAATGGTGAATTGATTTCACATTTACAACCTTTGCATAAAAATACAACGGGTTATGAATTAAAGCACGTATTTATTGGCAGTGAAGGGACGCTTGGCATCATCACAGGTGCAACGCTGAAATTATTTGCGCCAGCCCAAACCACTGAAACGGCGTGGGTAGGGGTGGAGAGCATTCATGATGCAGTTAATTTATTAACATCTATTAAAAATCAGTTTGCGGAACGCTTATGTAGTTTTGAATTGATGAGTCGTTTTGCACTGCAATTATCATCGAATTTTAGCAAAATAAATCAGCCAGTTGATTCGGATTGGCATTTGTTATTAGAATTAACAGATAGCCTAAAACGTGAAGATTTGGGGCATTTGTTGGCTGAATATTTATATCAAAATGGTTATGAAAATAGCGTATTGGCTCAATCCGAGCAAGAACGCCAAAATTTTTGGACACTACGTGAAAATATTTCAGCCAGTCAGCGTGATTTAGGCGTAAGTATTAAGCATGATATTGCCATGCCTATTATTCAAGTAGCTGATTTTTTAGAAAATTGTGGTTCTGAATTGCAGCTAGAATATCCAGAGATGCGCATTGTGGTTTTTGGGCATTTGGGTGATGGTTCATTGCATTACAATACGTTTTTGCCAGTGAAAGATAATCGCGCTTATGAACAAGAAGGCGCAATTAATCAGATTGTTTACCGCCACATTTTAGCGCAAAATGGCACAATTGCTGCTGAACACGCAATAGGCAGCTTGAAAAAGCATTGGTTGGCGCAGGTTCGCACGGCTGATGAAATTCTATTAATGCGTGCCATCAAATCGCAGCTTGATCCAAACAATTTATTTAATGCAGACAAATTGTTGCCATCAGTTTAA
- a CDS encoding IS1/IS1595 family N-terminal zinc-binding domain-containing protein: MHTQITVYCHHCKGHNIKKNGFDDNQKQRYACEDCARRFIFMPITR; encoded by the coding sequence GTGCATACACAAATTACCGTTTATTGTCATCACTGCAAAGGACACAATATAAAGAAAAATGGCTTTGATGACAATCAAAAACAACGTTATGCTTGCGAAGATTGCGCAAGGCGTTTCATTTTTATGCCTATCACCAGATAA